The proteins below are encoded in one region of Scatophagus argus isolate fScaArg1 chromosome 24, fScaArg1.pri, whole genome shotgun sequence:
- the LOC124055338 gene encoding microtubule-associated protein 2-like isoform X2, translating to MKEDETPVVPLCQKQLAIERATPQGADFSSTEPPAPSVTEKELSETSSIEQGNHGSKDVAEEATMSGLLVESKVKEAKQPLHSEELENLKGEDKEGIILISKSGVPVDENKEEPAAVGEKYKEGQGNGSDIKPHQAPANDIQEVDQMRETVKSSPEPDTTLKATSDIVAAHDLGQKTYFETSAKSQEKELSQTQSYYELSTAAGATLSGGTESILQKLEEQQERKPITFPGKMSLEQRSLSLNITVGSMAGQTVTGEKSTSLSGRLCPISGSFDESEVYPSTPSVESQHQFLPAVSISTTESSEDIPTKVDTPLSCDKHNSRFEHSGNLSEMLDLAGALPRPSLEKREFDQMRRKSMPTNVSALVGSSLARLALGDQPSRTVGSEAQLEELGYCVFSEYSGPMPSPADVPSPGDSPHQHFPSIASEVEAELGVMEVEGVQKVIQQQDHKGIIPEISQKTTLEKKDIPVKTNLILEKAVTSGVKPDRLRLPMTSSKDRLTEFRLESGLPGDIKIQAIPEVDVEKDPSREASPIPPDNSFTFNLAETGSKAPPTPTTPKSPDDTPSETQITEEKARKDVLPENTAENDPEAEKISYKQTELDKEMQKSEQGESEERSDEQELAVTQSENTEKNEKKTQSECGTPERIEKQETSKAVQDSSPGKPLDEKNVQIQVQEAILDKCSPRPHISSPVIIIPQAQVEEEADEEDDIEIAEEPEEMMEEAEVPTKTENLIIEAKKEEQKKEQVILMVGDQMLEEDSKSGAEEWTHSAQNSDDGELATDSSHLSPCSDHEQPVEGTKEENMEEDKVAEDIQICWDEGIKGQDRVVKEDQTREQAVEEVGSDMVGGKKGQKTMDKEDEGEERMGEKEEEKDIEIGQEVEETSDVLCQSSQAAKDETTMDVSLLDTDSGWMDSQDDDKSIMTEHIEALPRTQSPSSTRVADRPAKRAPGRGRGRPGVTETKVFRKVTSHHPPREEMKKKKVGVRRADQNKVSALQSRSPSRKSVAKAAARHPRPALLHGSARRKATGVESHQPLSVAHQSRERTTSPTRAVLLKMAVQRRASDHHPPRPGSACSLKRSPLVEAELSEVRPSSACARQSPLPNKWAEKERAYRSPEKRSSLPRPAKSLTRHIPAAEQEDNSTPSRPTSFQSRADSRSGRAPGMAGTESARSRSVRSGASTPGSAVTPGTPPSYSCRTPGSRTPGSHTPKSFAVLQEKKVAVIRTPPKSPSSAQRQLKVLNQPLPDLKNVKSKIGSTANLKHQPKGGQVMIPSVKLDFSHVQAKCGSMDKIQYTASGGNVQIQSKKVDVSHVTSKCGSMSNIHHRPGGGNVRIENVKLDFKEKAHAKVGSLTNATHTPGGGNIMIESHKLTFRESAKARVDHGAEIIVTHSPGVETGGTSPRLSSAGSVNLLESPQLSTLAQDVTAALAKQGL from the exons ATGAAAGAAGATGAAACTCCAGTGGTACCGCTATGTCAGAAGCAGTTGGCAATTGAAAGAGCAACACCTCAAGGTGCAGATTTCTCCTCAACTGAacctcctgctccctctgtgacagagaaagagctCTCTGAAACGTCCTCCATTGAACAGGGTAACCATGGCAGTAAGGATGTAGCAGAGGAGGCCACCATGAGCGGCCTGCTTGTAGAGTCCAAagtaaaagaagcaaaacaacCTCTACATTCTGAGGAGTTAGAAAATCTTAAAGGGGAAGACAAAGAGGGAATCATCCTCATAAGCAAATCAGGAGTCCCTGTGGATGAAAACAAGGAAGAACCTGCAGCTGTTGGTGAGAAATATAAAGAGGGCCAAGGCAATGGCAGTGACATTAAACCGCATCAGGCACCAGCAAATGACATTCAAGAAGTGGACCAAATGCGAGaaacagtcaagtcaagtcCAGAACCTGACACAACATTGAAAGCTACATCAGATATTGTTGCAGCTCACGATTTAGGACAGAAAACCTACTTTGAGACATCCGCAAAAAGCCAGGAAAAGGAGTTatcacaaacacagagctatTACGAactcagcacagcagcaggggCAACGTTAAGTGGGGGAACTGAAAGCATTTTGCAGAAGCTTGAGgaacagcaggagagaaaacCCATAACATTTCCTGGTAAGATGTCATTAGAACAAAGGAGTCTCTCCCTAAACATTACTGTAGGATCTATGGCAGGACAGACAGTGACTGGAGAGAAGTCAACGTCCCTCTCTGGAAGATTATGTCCAATCAGTGGAAGCTTTGATGAATCTGAGGTTTACCCTTCAACACCATCTGTGGAGAGCCAACACCAGTTTCTTCCAGCTGTCTCCATTAGTACCACAGAATCGTCTGAAGATATCCCCACTAAAGTAGATACTCCTTTATCCTGTGATAAACACAACTCTAGATTTGAACATTCAGGCAACCTCTCGGAGATGTTGGACTTGGCTGGAGCCCTGCCTCGGCCATCATTAGAGAAGAGGGAGTTTGACCAAATGAGACGGAAGTCCATGCCCACCAATGTATCAGCTCTGGTGGGGAGTTCTTTGGCCAGGCTCGCCTTGGGAGATCAGCCCTCGAGAACGGTGGGAAGCGAAGCCCAGCTAGAGGAGCTGGGTTACTGTGTCTTCAGCGAGTACTCAGGCCCCATGCCTTCTCCTGCTGATGTACCCAGTCCTGGGGACTCTCCACACCAGCATTTCCCTTCTATAGCGAGTGAAGTTGAGGCGGAGCTTGGGGTCATGGAAGTTGAAGGTGTTCAAAAAGTAATTCAGCAACAAGACCATAAAGGAATTATTCCTGAAATCTCTCAAAAAACAACTCTTGAAAAGAAAGACATACCAGTAAAGACTAATCTAATTCTTGAAAAAGCTGTGACAAGTGGAGTAAAACCTGATCGCCTAAGACTCCCAATGACTTCTTCAAAAGACAGATTGACTGAGTTTCGTTTGGAGAGTGGCCTGCCTGGGGACATAAAGATCCAAGCAATCCCTGAGGTAGATGTTGAAAAAGATCCTTCCAGGGAGGCTTCTCCCATCCCGCCAGACAATTCCTTTACTTTCAATCTTGCAGAAACTGGAAGCAAGGCTCCCCCAACTCCAACCACACCCAAGTCCCCAGATGATACACCCTCAGAAACCCAAATCACTGAAGAGAAGGCAAGGAAAGATGTCTTACCagagaacacagcagaaaatgatCCAGAGGCTGAGAAGATTAGTTATAAACAGACAGAGTTAGACAAGGAAATGCAGAAATCTGAGCAGGGGGAATCAGAAGAAAGAAGTGATGAACAAGAACTGGCAGTAACTCAGtcagagaacacagaaaaaaatgagaagaagacTCAAAGTGAGTGTGGGACACCTGAAAGGATAGAAAAGCAAGAGACCTCAAAAGCTGTTCAGGATTCAAGCCCTGGAAAACCCTTAGAtgagaaaaatgttcaaatccaGGTACAGGAAGCGATTCTGGATAAATGCTCACCAAGGCCACACATATCCTCCCCAGTCATCATTATCCCTCAAGCACAAGTAGAGGAAGAAGCAGACGAAGAAGATGATATTGAGATTGCTGAAGAACCTGAAGAGATgatggaggaggctgaggtACCCACCAAGACGGAGAATCTAATCATCGAAGCTAAGAAggaagagcaaaagaaagagcAGGTGATTCTGATGGTGGGTGATCAGATGTTGGAAGAAGATTCCAAGTCTGGAGCAGAAGAATGGACTCATAGTGCCCAAAACAGTGATGATGGGGAGCTTGCGACAGACAGTTCACATTTGTCACCGTGCTCTGATCATGAACAACCAGTTGAAGGtaccaaagaagaaaacatggaaGAGGATAAAGTAGCAGAAGACATACAGATATGTTGGGATGAAGGGATAAAAGGGCAGGACAGGGTTGTAAAGGAAGACCAAACACGTGAGCAGGCAGTGGAGGAAGTTGGTTCTGACATGGTAGGTGGAAAGAAAGGCCAGAAAACAATGGACAAAGAggatgagggggaggagaggatgggtgaaaaggaagaggagaaagacataGAGATCGGTCAAGAGGTGGAAGAAACTTCTGATGTGCTCTGTCAGAGCAGTCAGGCAGCTAAGGATGAAACCACCATGGACGTCTCCCTCCTAGACACAGACAGTGGCTGGATGGACTCACAAG ATGATGACAAAAGTATCATGACTGAGCATATCGAAGCCCTTCCTCGGACCCAGAGTCCGAGCAGTACACGTGTGGCGGACAGACCCGCTAAACGGGCCCCTGGCAGGGGAAGGGGCCGCCCTGGCGTCACTGAGACTAAAGTGTTCCGCAAAGTAACCAGTCACCATCCACcaagagaggagatgaagaagaaaaaag TAGGAGTGAGGAGGGCTGACCAGAATAAGGTGTCAGCCCTTCAAAGTCGTTCTCCGTCTCGAAAGAGTGTAGCCAAAGCGGCAGCCAGACATCCTAGGCCTGCTCTGCTTCACGGCTCTGCTAGACGCAAGGCCACAG GTGTGGAAAGCCATCAGCCCCTCAGTGTGGCCCACCAGTCCAGGGAGAGGACCACT AGCCCCACGCGGGCTGTTCTGTTAAAGATGGCAGTTCAGCGCCGGGCGTCCGATCACCATCCTCCCCGGCCCGGCTCTGCCTGTAGCCTTAAACGGAGCCCCCTTGTTGAGGCGGAGCTCAGTGAGGTCCGCCCTTCCTCTGCATGTGCCCGCCAGTCCCCTCTGCCAAACAAATGGGCAGAGAAG gAGAGAGCATACCGCAGTCCAGAGAAGAGGTCGTCCTTGCCCAGGCCCGCCAAATCCCTGACACGCCACATACCTGCTGCTGAGCAAGAGGACAACAGCACACCCTCCAGGCCAACCT CGTTCCAGTCCAGAGCGGACAGCAGGTCTGGAAGAGCCCCTGGTATGGCAG GCACGGAATCGGCCCGTTCCCGATCAGTCCGCAGCGGCGCCTCCACCCCTGGCTCTGCCGTCACACCTGGCACACCCCCCAGCTACTCCTGCCGCACCCCTGGCTCACGTACCCCTGGTAGCCACACACCCAAGTCCTTCGCCGTCCTCCAGGAGAAGAAGGTGGCGGTGATCCGAACCCCGCCCAAGTCCCCTTCCTCCGCCCAAAGGCAGCTGAAGGTTCTCAATCAGCCCCTGCCTGACCTGAAGAATGTAAAGTCCAAAATAGGGTCCACTGCCAACCTGAAGCACCAGCCGAAAGGCGGGCAG GTCATGATTCCGAGTGTTAAGCTGGACTTTAGCCACGTTCAGGCTAAATGTGGCTCCATGGACAAAATCCAGTACACAGCAAGCGGAGGAAAT GTCCAAATCCAGAGCAAGAAGGTCGACGTGAGCCACGTCACCTCCAAATGTGGCTCCATGTCAAACATCCACCACAGACCAG GGGGAGGCAACGTGCGAATTGAGAATGTGAAGCTGGACTTTAAAGAGAAGGCCCATGCCAAAGTCGGCTCCCTGACCAATGCCACCCACACTCCCGGAGGAGGGAATATCATG ATCGAGAGCCACAAGCTGACGTTCCGGGAATCAGCCAAAGCCCGGGTGGATCATGGCGCAGAAATCATCGTCACCCACTCCCCTGGGGTCGAGACAGGAGGCACGTCCCCACGCCTGTCCTCCGCTGGCAGCGTCAACCTCCTGGAGTCGCCTCAACTGTCCACGCTGGCCCAGGATGTCACCGCCGCCCTGGCCAAGCAGGGCTTATAA
- the LOC124055338 gene encoding microtubule-associated protein 2-like isoform X1, which translates to MKEDETPVVPLCQKQLAIERATPQGADFSSTEPPAPSVTEKELSETSSIEQGNHGSKDVAEEATMSGLLVESKVKEAKQPLHSEELENLKGEDKEGIILISKSGVPVDENKEEPAAVGEKYKEGQGNGSDIKPHQAPANDIQEVDQMRETVKSSPEPDTTLKATSDIVAAHDLGQKTYFETSAKSQEKELSQTQSYYELSTAAGATLSGGTESILQKLEEQQERKPITFPGKMSLEQRSLSLNITVGSMAGQTVTGEKSTSLSGRLCPISGSFDESEVYPSTPSVESQHQFLPAVSISTTESSEDIPTKVDTPLSCDKHNSRFEHSGNLSEMLDLAGALPRPSLEKREFDQMRRKSMPTNVSALVGSSLARLALGDQPSRTVGSEAQLEELGYCVFSEYSGPMPSPADVPSPGDSPHQHFPSIASEVEAELGVMEVEGVQKVIQQQDHKGIIPEISQKTTLEKKDIPVKTNLILEKAVTSGVKPDRLRLPMTSSKDRLTEFRLESGLPGDIKIQAIPEVDVEKDPSREASPIPPDNSFTFNLAETGSKAPPTPTTPKSPDDTPSETQITEEKARKDVLPENTAENDPEAEKISYKQTELDKEMQKSEQGESEERSDEQELAVTQSENTEKNEKKTQSECGTPERIEKQETSKAVQDSSPGKPLDEKNVQIQVQEAILDKCSPRPHISSPVIIIPQAQVEEEADEEDDIEIAEEPEEMMEEAEVPTKTENLIIEAKKEEQKKEQVILMVGDQMLEEDSKSGAEEWTHSAQNSDDGELATDSSHLSPCSDHEQPVEGTKEENMEEDKVAEDIQICWDEGIKGQDRVVKEDQTREQAVEEVGSDMVGGKKGQKTMDKEDEGEERMGEKEEEKDIEIGQEVEETSDVLCQSSQAAKDETTMDVSLLDTDSGWMDSQDDDKSIMTEHIEALPRTQSPSSTRVADRPAKRAPGRGRGRPGVTETKVFRKVTSHHPPREEMKKKKVGVRRADQNKVSALQSRSPSRKSVAKAAARHPRPALLHGSARRKATGVESHQPLSVAHQSRERTTSPTRAVLLKMAVQRRASDHHPPRPGSACSLKRSPLVEAELSEVRPSSACARQSPLPNKWAEKERAYRSPEKRSSLPRPAKSLTRHIPAAEQEDNSTPSRPTCTESARSRSVRSGASTPGSAVTPGTPPSYSCRTPGSRTPGSHTPKSFAVLQEKKVAVIRTPPKSPSSAQRQLKVLNQPLPDLKNVKSKIGSTANLKHQPKGGQVQIMQEKLDFRHVQSKCGSKDNLKHTPKGGNVMIPSVKLDFSHVQAKCGSMDKIQYTASGGNVQIQSKKVDVSHVTSKCGSMSNIHHRPGGGNVRIENVKLDFKEKAHAKVGSLTNATHTPGGGNIMIESHKLTFRESAKARVDHGAEIIVTHSPGVETGGTSPRLSSAGSVNLLESPQLSTLAQDVTAALAKQGL; encoded by the exons ATGAAAGAAGATGAAACTCCAGTGGTACCGCTATGTCAGAAGCAGTTGGCAATTGAAAGAGCAACACCTCAAGGTGCAGATTTCTCCTCAACTGAacctcctgctccctctgtgacagagaaagagctCTCTGAAACGTCCTCCATTGAACAGGGTAACCATGGCAGTAAGGATGTAGCAGAGGAGGCCACCATGAGCGGCCTGCTTGTAGAGTCCAAagtaaaagaagcaaaacaacCTCTACATTCTGAGGAGTTAGAAAATCTTAAAGGGGAAGACAAAGAGGGAATCATCCTCATAAGCAAATCAGGAGTCCCTGTGGATGAAAACAAGGAAGAACCTGCAGCTGTTGGTGAGAAATATAAAGAGGGCCAAGGCAATGGCAGTGACATTAAACCGCATCAGGCACCAGCAAATGACATTCAAGAAGTGGACCAAATGCGAGaaacagtcaagtcaagtcCAGAACCTGACACAACATTGAAAGCTACATCAGATATTGTTGCAGCTCACGATTTAGGACAGAAAACCTACTTTGAGACATCCGCAAAAAGCCAGGAAAAGGAGTTatcacaaacacagagctatTACGAactcagcacagcagcaggggCAACGTTAAGTGGGGGAACTGAAAGCATTTTGCAGAAGCTTGAGgaacagcaggagagaaaacCCATAACATTTCCTGGTAAGATGTCATTAGAACAAAGGAGTCTCTCCCTAAACATTACTGTAGGATCTATGGCAGGACAGACAGTGACTGGAGAGAAGTCAACGTCCCTCTCTGGAAGATTATGTCCAATCAGTGGAAGCTTTGATGAATCTGAGGTTTACCCTTCAACACCATCTGTGGAGAGCCAACACCAGTTTCTTCCAGCTGTCTCCATTAGTACCACAGAATCGTCTGAAGATATCCCCACTAAAGTAGATACTCCTTTATCCTGTGATAAACACAACTCTAGATTTGAACATTCAGGCAACCTCTCGGAGATGTTGGACTTGGCTGGAGCCCTGCCTCGGCCATCATTAGAGAAGAGGGAGTTTGACCAAATGAGACGGAAGTCCATGCCCACCAATGTATCAGCTCTGGTGGGGAGTTCTTTGGCCAGGCTCGCCTTGGGAGATCAGCCCTCGAGAACGGTGGGAAGCGAAGCCCAGCTAGAGGAGCTGGGTTACTGTGTCTTCAGCGAGTACTCAGGCCCCATGCCTTCTCCTGCTGATGTACCCAGTCCTGGGGACTCTCCACACCAGCATTTCCCTTCTATAGCGAGTGAAGTTGAGGCGGAGCTTGGGGTCATGGAAGTTGAAGGTGTTCAAAAAGTAATTCAGCAACAAGACCATAAAGGAATTATTCCTGAAATCTCTCAAAAAACAACTCTTGAAAAGAAAGACATACCAGTAAAGACTAATCTAATTCTTGAAAAAGCTGTGACAAGTGGAGTAAAACCTGATCGCCTAAGACTCCCAATGACTTCTTCAAAAGACAGATTGACTGAGTTTCGTTTGGAGAGTGGCCTGCCTGGGGACATAAAGATCCAAGCAATCCCTGAGGTAGATGTTGAAAAAGATCCTTCCAGGGAGGCTTCTCCCATCCCGCCAGACAATTCCTTTACTTTCAATCTTGCAGAAACTGGAAGCAAGGCTCCCCCAACTCCAACCACACCCAAGTCCCCAGATGATACACCCTCAGAAACCCAAATCACTGAAGAGAAGGCAAGGAAAGATGTCTTACCagagaacacagcagaaaatgatCCAGAGGCTGAGAAGATTAGTTATAAACAGACAGAGTTAGACAAGGAAATGCAGAAATCTGAGCAGGGGGAATCAGAAGAAAGAAGTGATGAACAAGAACTGGCAGTAACTCAGtcagagaacacagaaaaaaatgagaagaagacTCAAAGTGAGTGTGGGACACCTGAAAGGATAGAAAAGCAAGAGACCTCAAAAGCTGTTCAGGATTCAAGCCCTGGAAAACCCTTAGAtgagaaaaatgttcaaatccaGGTACAGGAAGCGATTCTGGATAAATGCTCACCAAGGCCACACATATCCTCCCCAGTCATCATTATCCCTCAAGCACAAGTAGAGGAAGAAGCAGACGAAGAAGATGATATTGAGATTGCTGAAGAACCTGAAGAGATgatggaggaggctgaggtACCCACCAAGACGGAGAATCTAATCATCGAAGCTAAGAAggaagagcaaaagaaagagcAGGTGATTCTGATGGTGGGTGATCAGATGTTGGAAGAAGATTCCAAGTCTGGAGCAGAAGAATGGACTCATAGTGCCCAAAACAGTGATGATGGGGAGCTTGCGACAGACAGTTCACATTTGTCACCGTGCTCTGATCATGAACAACCAGTTGAAGGtaccaaagaagaaaacatggaaGAGGATAAAGTAGCAGAAGACATACAGATATGTTGGGATGAAGGGATAAAAGGGCAGGACAGGGTTGTAAAGGAAGACCAAACACGTGAGCAGGCAGTGGAGGAAGTTGGTTCTGACATGGTAGGTGGAAAGAAAGGCCAGAAAACAATGGACAAAGAggatgagggggaggagaggatgggtgaaaaggaagaggagaaagacataGAGATCGGTCAAGAGGTGGAAGAAACTTCTGATGTGCTCTGTCAGAGCAGTCAGGCAGCTAAGGATGAAACCACCATGGACGTCTCCCTCCTAGACACAGACAGTGGCTGGATGGACTCACAAG ATGATGACAAAAGTATCATGACTGAGCATATCGAAGCCCTTCCTCGGACCCAGAGTCCGAGCAGTACACGTGTGGCGGACAGACCCGCTAAACGGGCCCCTGGCAGGGGAAGGGGCCGCCCTGGCGTCACTGAGACTAAAGTGTTCCGCAAAGTAACCAGTCACCATCCACcaagagaggagatgaagaagaaaaaag TAGGAGTGAGGAGGGCTGACCAGAATAAGGTGTCAGCCCTTCAAAGTCGTTCTCCGTCTCGAAAGAGTGTAGCCAAAGCGGCAGCCAGACATCCTAGGCCTGCTCTGCTTCACGGCTCTGCTAGACGCAAGGCCACAG GTGTGGAAAGCCATCAGCCCCTCAGTGTGGCCCACCAGTCCAGGGAGAGGACCACT AGCCCCACGCGGGCTGTTCTGTTAAAGATGGCAGTTCAGCGCCGGGCGTCCGATCACCATCCTCCCCGGCCCGGCTCTGCCTGTAGCCTTAAACGGAGCCCCCTTGTTGAGGCGGAGCTCAGTGAGGTCCGCCCTTCCTCTGCATGTGCCCGCCAGTCCCCTCTGCCAAACAAATGGGCAGAGAAG gAGAGAGCATACCGCAGTCCAGAGAAGAGGTCGTCCTTGCCCAGGCCCGCCAAATCCCTGACACGCCACATACCTGCTGCTGAGCAAGAGGACAACAGCACACCCTCCAGGCCAACCT GCACGGAATCGGCCCGTTCCCGATCAGTCCGCAGCGGCGCCTCCACCCCTGGCTCTGCCGTCACACCTGGCACACCCCCCAGCTACTCCTGCCGCACCCCTGGCTCACGTACCCCTGGTAGCCACACACCCAAGTCCTTCGCCGTCCTCCAGGAGAAGAAGGTGGCGGTGATCCGAACCCCGCCCAAGTCCCCTTCCTCCGCCCAAAGGCAGCTGAAGGTTCTCAATCAGCCCCTGCCTGACCTGAAGAATGTAAAGTCCAAAATAGGGTCCACTGCCAACCTGAAGCACCAGCCGAAAGGCGGGCAG GTTCAGATTATGCAAGAGAAGCTGGACTTCCGTCATGTTCAGTCAAAGTGTGGCTCCAAGGATAATCTGAAGCACACGCCCAAAGGAGGCAAT GTCATGATTCCGAGTGTTAAGCTGGACTTTAGCCACGTTCAGGCTAAATGTGGCTCCATGGACAAAATCCAGTACACAGCAAGCGGAGGAAAT GTCCAAATCCAGAGCAAGAAGGTCGACGTGAGCCACGTCACCTCCAAATGTGGCTCCATGTCAAACATCCACCACAGACCAG GGGGAGGCAACGTGCGAATTGAGAATGTGAAGCTGGACTTTAAAGAGAAGGCCCATGCCAAAGTCGGCTCCCTGACCAATGCCACCCACACTCCCGGAGGAGGGAATATCATG ATCGAGAGCCACAAGCTGACGTTCCGGGAATCAGCCAAAGCCCGGGTGGATCATGGCGCAGAAATCATCGTCACCCACTCCCCTGGGGTCGAGACAGGAGGCACGTCCCCACGCCTGTCCTCCGCTGGCAGCGTCAACCTCCTGGAGTCGCCTCAACTGTCCACGCTGGCCCAGGATGTCACCGCCGCCCTGGCCAAGCAGGGCTTATAA